In Ostrea edulis chromosome 6, xbOstEdul1.1, whole genome shotgun sequence, a single window of DNA contains:
- the LOC125647321 gene encoding uncharacterized protein LOC125647321 produces MINDSYKVFVYNHFALKTGWQLVAHLVCSGNEKQIGQCSTFYNKGTSTTHFSGLICTGLDDFAVRLSDGQYDRGRVEVSVGGVWGSVASSSVWTSGNNARVVCTSLGFETGVAVTNGTYLYGTGPVWIRDLNCGGNERSIRDCSFTISGTNFYSRSSSSPDVGVVCVNSLYTRSTTLSTITSESSNGIQLKNVSTNDSSPNNEDAIDATKLKPKILNEVLHENAVMFIAIAAAVFLAAVLINLAVCWKFRKGCKSCGFKGNENNTRNTEETAKDMEQDGYQTVTFPTSRGNEIGFNQNATTYNAGNLSSRNSNTEPKSSQSLCLQEDVSFKSRTFSSESSSYECIVQVPQHSSTFKKSQGTENRAYDTA; encoded by the exons atgatCAACGACAG TTACAAAGTGTTCGTCTATAACCACTTTGCACTGAAAACAGGATGGCAATTGGTTGCACACCTTGTATGCAGtggaaatgaaaaacaaatcgGACAATGTAGTACATTTTACAATAAAGGAACGTCAACTACGCATTTTTCCGGACTGATATGTACAG GTTTGGATGACTTTGCTGTTCGCCTGTCCGATGGTCAGTATGACCGAGGTCGTGTAGAAGTATCAGTAGGAGGAGTGTGGGGAAGTGTTGCATCATCTAGTGTCTGGACATCAGGCAATAATGCAAGAGTCGTCTGCACTTCGTTAGGATTTGAAAC TGGGGTAGCTGTCACTAACGGCACTTACCTGTACGGAACAGGACCTGTTTGGATTCGAGACTTGAACTGTGGTGGTAATGAGAGATCAATCCGTGACTGTTCCTTTACCATCAGCGGAACAAACTTCTATTCGCGTTCATCATCTAGTCCCGATGTCGGTGTTGTCTGTGTCAACTCGCTCTATACAA GGTCGACAACTTTATCAACGATAACTTCGGAGTCGTCAAATGGAATTCAGCTTAAAAACGTTTCAACAAACGATTCATCTCCAAATAATGAGGATGCCATTGATGCTACCAAACTTAAACCTAAAATCCTCAACGAAGTGCTCCATGAAAATGCCGTGATGTTCATTGCAATTGCTGCAGCAGTTTTCTTGGCAGCAGTTCTGATTAATCTTGCTGTGTGCTGGAAGTTTAGAAAAG GCTGCAAATCCTGCGGTTTTAAAGGAAATGAAAA TAATACACGAAACACCGAGGAGACAGCAAAAG ACATGGAACAAGATGGCTATCA GACTGTAACATTTCCAACATCGAGAGGGAACGAAATCGGGTTCAATCAGAATGCAACTACCTACAATGCAGGAAATCTGTCGAGTAGAAACAGCAACACAGAACCTAAATCCAGCCAGTCATTATGTCTGCAAGAAGATGTATCGTTTAAGTCAAGGACTTTCTCATCAGAATCAAGCTCCTACGAATGTATAGTTCAAGTACCCCAACATTCATCAACCTTTAAAAAAAGTCAAGGAACTGAAAACAGGGCGTATGATACAGCATGA